One window of Caloenas nicobarica isolate bCalNic1 chromosome 7, bCalNic1.hap1, whole genome shotgun sequence genomic DNA carries:
- the MKI67 gene encoding proliferation marker protein Ki-67, giving the protein MPLFGNIIVIKRNGTDGIAFPLTASSCLFGRRTECDIRIQLPQVSKEHCKIEINENKEAILTNLSTVNPTQLNGGCFQQPVPLKHGDVLTIIDRSFRFEYPLQSTPRKRRSRSPKDETLQVLHVQQVAEVELSRKQTSGSKSLHASGNGECEGKHANENKQNTEENISKSVPVKLQTPNSSHRIHQSIRKQNERSPFSELYEKLRHEIKVKKPLHEGNESQKAAKEDGKSVLPEPGARISSSSCVYDLGSQTKEKELGRSENVEECKRKVEQDVISSELNQISAAGSAARKSFTRSPRICGSKEVSRDSGKRSDMQDHSEPSTVVGRSKDTEITPKASKEKDGNAAFSRKLCSIQCLDYPYKAHSSTTALDKPAPTTNRANVSGVDKYVLSTPTSRRKSLQSHFISPTKETSGMNPVNTDTPTTRRGVSLKPESVSEISAETQREDSVWRNESPKQLPLEENKCLKQRRNSKQRTPGKLVQDEVPKEIYDKANAVNSKEGRSETPASYCNSKSPRRNNRPSQELSNKSFRSEKLAWEGLTPELVSPVSQKSGSGRKRSRAQSPGLRSGEALETNAGQEHHYTTTDRKDGGTKEEVATNEGLQRQDSEDAGVTGLRRLSSKRKSSGSLTVPKDNVTGSEMSISGLLAGEESGQTKSISQKRKSGDLLLQPLGKRKRVSFGGHLSPELFDKSLPPNSPLKKGAIPARQSVPFGNSPRAVLKKSRGSKLFAAQKEKMSPKNLPTQKSPAASSPVSGKATPTFTLESPATYTKGRFSICCITAPLPIAEEKDAVAEDVNTKEKNSARVKTPKSSPINQHDKSILTATPDKLTRSAQLALKVTPLRRRSRAVAVFNAKRRSGASSANLLVAKSWAEVVKLGVARPQSKTVKKSARKGRCVKKITKSPKTPERKIKSHFSTGHAESPATIVVGRAYSTAVRTAGRVPKVVKNPILKLNMNMDESFTGMTEMFQTPEDKSGKTLPLATVQKADFTPTCTAMEMSDLHTPEETGEMMVSPLNNSDASEQKQDSPGFCHFLREKSLKSMFDAIATKTPEKGKAVLEENISVDSLTIPDECASRVKSGSKRRTPKQKLEPLEVVSGLKQLLRTPKQRSEPVEALSGIKELMETPKQRSEPVEALSGVKELMETPKQRSEPVEALSGVKELMETPKQRSEPVEALSGVKELMETPKQRSEPVEALSGVKELMETPKQRSEPVEALSGVKELMETPKQRSEPVEALSGVKELMETPKQRSEPVEALSGVKELMETPKQRSEPVEALSGVKELMETPKQRSEPVEALSGVKELMETPKQRSEPVEALSGVKELMETPKQRSEPVEALSGVKELMETPKQRSEPVEALSGVKELMETPKQRSEPVEALSGVKELMETPKQRSEPVEALSGVKELMETPKQRSEPVEALSGVKELMETPKQRSEPVEVLSGIKRLMRTPRQKAEPVEVLSGIKQLMKTPQQELEPVTDEIAFRRLLKTPVQEKEAGKAVAGVTLIEKTPKLKYQPVEDMIGVSRLFKTPKEKVEPIEDVFGISKLVKTPREKSQPVDDFVGLQRLMAEPRWKSSNFDVDYVGVTEMFDTPEEIKVRSVNVMDSKTDNTAPPCTNSSHQNEDKGNISQGEASQQKESTSEEQPTQRPTRGRLRKTGPPASARQREKDLNVKELQGLEKTTTQEETEETSTSTSAAKNKGRGRRTKHCIQEEIVSKLPEQEEVETVSFVEPHGVAPRPGRGKRKEPKELKVSSENLESSGQTSSVLRKEPANMNQILQEHGISDIVETEGDPTVNTVSVSGSVQHENVQPQTGLKKAENEFNEGGGEDSEEIFLSPGKRSRGVKKVENTDLLIPPKRGRRAKNDQVKQAAPEDIRGTRRLRKDPSAKVIQKHEQTSDKDAETATAEESENRTELEIKTTERRAKSLRSVRKHSAEAKADICETALENTQTIQKTQETSAKTDSETQSHLKNEIKVSQGDETANAQENITEASQRLKAESPSGGTKKMLVTALNLEANCSAVGETNRTRNRRGKNDALEKKTVNNLEIIAPKFKSETEMDESSLKDSLGSACVKNPHQVTKDQGDPAGTSIPAANSDSLACGHQKRTRNEQRTLKTKRTAILQENQAENHGVASRRGRGRKVQFVLEEASSKAVGDKSSPEDDKGMTHKDGQHQTSENPSSQVRRSRRKQVDSMPQIACPTFMEKQTSNADHSQDEAFVKEQDSALGAAPSSTEEHPLRRGKRREVAAAAPTSKSLPIRKRRGLLEGDDKKTTVREDQNPALGNQTLQAKANASATGKRKKIDLVAEAKRSSPPQGQHDLSETADKEESTNEEQNVPLETVSCANEKPLGRGRRKATAPASHTTSYVSLRGKRGLPADKGGEATPEEAQNVPLETSDSSVKENQPRKGRRKENVILLEATSSTSMQGKQGLSKASGRKNNREAKKLNLENSASQKKMDLSKGNSRQTTTSLAGSSTSLQGLPEDGKNETLEEPQDVLLEAAPSAKENPSRVGRRKTISSKPEETSSTFLGEELALPQNRRQKRILKESEDTSLENNSSQEKTRQLRNKRKKVEFQAEAATSTSIRKNNDLPENGDASETQNVRLASTGSEKINQPGKGKGISPGQAAASASRRTKCPFPAHDLASKKPKTENDENGALQKGKRNKTREEPGEEAARAAGGTDRRTRSSARTRKESEQSQNQL; this is encoded by the exons ATGCCGCTCTTTGGGAATATCATTGTAATTAAGCGGAATGGGACGGACGGGATTGCTTTTCCACTCACTGCAAGTTCTTGTTTATTTGGAAG GAGAACAGAATGTGATATTCGCATCCAGTTGCCTCAGGTCTCGAAAGAACATtgtaaaattgaaataaatgaaaacaaggag gCAATATTGACTAATTTAAGTACAGTAAATCCAACGCAGCTGAATGGTGGTTGTTTTCAGCAACCTGTGCCTCTGAAGCATGGAGATGTGTTAACTATTATTGATCGTTCTTTCAG ATTTGAATATCCTCTCCAATCAACTCCAAGAAAGAGGCGTTCTAGATCTCCAAAAGATGAAACCCTGCAG GTTCTTCATGTTCAGCAGGTGGCAGAGGTGGAATTATCACGCAAACAAACTTCAGGATCTAAAAGTCTTCATGCTTCAG GTAATGGTGAGTGTGAAGGAAAACACGccaatgaaaataaacaaaatacagaggaaaatatttccaaatctGTACCCGTCAAACTACAAACACCCAACTCTTCACACAGAATACATCAATctatcagaaagcaaaatgaacgATCTCCCTTTAGTGAACTCTATGAAAAACTGAGACATGAGATTAAAGTGAAGAAACCTCTGCATGAGGGAAATGAATCccaaaaagctgcaaaagaGGATGGTAAGAGTGTTCTGCCAGAACCAGGTGCTCGAATTTCCTCATCAAGTTGTGTTTATGATTTGGGAAGCCAgaccaaagaaaaagaactagGCAGAAGTGAAAACGTGGaagaatgtaaaagaaaagtaGAGCAAGACGTGATCAGTTCAGAACTTAATCAGATTTCGGCTGCAGGAAGTGCTGCCAGGAAGAGTTTTACCAGAAGTCCTCGAATTTGTGGTTCAAAGGAGGTGTCAAGAGATAGTGGTAAAAGAAGTGACATGCAGGATCACAGTGAGCCCAGTACAGTGGTGGGGAGATCTAAAGATACTGAAATTACACCCAAAGCCAGTAAGGAGAAGGATGGAAATGCAGCATTTTCCCGGAAGCTGTGCTCTATACAATGCTTGGATTATCCATATAAAGCACACAGCTCTACAACAGCATTAGATAAACCAGCACCAACAACTAACAGGGCAAATGTTTCTGGAGTAGATAAATATGTTCTGTCTACACCAACGTCCAGAAGGAAGAGTCTTCAGTCTCATTTCATATCACCTACCAAAGAAACTAGCGGAATGAATCCTGTAAATACCGATACTCCAACAACTCGACGAGGTGTGTCATTGAAACCTGAGTCTGTTTCAGAAATTTCAGCTGAAACTCAAAGGGAAGATTCGGTTTGGAGAAATGAGAGCCCCAAACAACTGcctttggaagaaaacaaatgcttgaaacaaagaagaaatagtaAACAACGCACACCAGGAAAACTTGTGCAAGATGAAGTGCCGAAAGAAATTTATGATAAGGCAAATGCTGTTAACTCAAAAGAGGGACGTTCTGAAACTCCTGCCTCTTATTGTAATTCCAAGAGTCCCAGAAGAAATAACAGGCCAAGTCAAGAATTATCAAACAAAAGTTTCCGTTCAGAGAAACTGGCTTGGGAAGGGTTAACACCAGAACTGGTGTCTCCTGTGAGTCAGAAATCTGGCTCTGGAAGAAAGAGGAGTCGGGCACAGAGCCCTGGACTGCGATCAGGGGAAGCTCTGGAGACAAACGCTGGTCAAGAGCATCACTATACGACCACAGACAGAAAAGACGGTGGAACTAAAGAGGAGGTGGCCACAAACGAGGGTCTTCAGAGACAAGATTCGGAAGATGCCGGTGTTACAGGACTTCGTAGGTTGTCATCAAAGAGAAAGTCATCTGGAAGTCTGACTGTTCCCAAAGACAACGTGACTGGCTCAGAAATGAGCATTTCTGGCCTGTTGGCTGGAGAAGAATCAG gcCAGACGAAAAGCATCtctcagaagaggaaaagtggGGATTTGTTACTTCAGCcgttaggaaaaagaaagagagtgTCTTTTGGTGGTCATTTAAGCCCAGAACTTTTTGATAAAAGTTTGCCTCCCAACTCGCCTCTGAAGAAAGGGGCGATTCCTGCGAGACAGAGCGTTCCCTTCGGAAACTCGCCACGGGCTGTGCTGAAAAAGTCTCGGGGATCGAAGCTTTTTGCGGCCCAG aaagaaaaaatgtcaccGAAAAATTTGCCAACCCAGAAGTCCCCAGCCGCCTCATCCCCTGTCTCTGGGAAGGCAACACCTACATTTACTTTAGAGTCTCCAGCAACTTACACAAAAGGACGTTTCTCCATTTGTTGCATCACGGCACCGTTACCGAttgcagaagagaaagatgCTGTTGCAGAAGACGTGaatacaaaggagaaaaacagtgcTCGAGTGAAAACACCTAAATCTTCTCCCATTAACCAACACGATAAAAGCATTTTAACGGCTACACCTGACAAGTTAACGAGAAGTGCACAACTTGCTTTGAAGGTCACTCCCctgaggaggagaagcaggGCTGTAGCTGTTTTCAACGCGAAAAGAAGAAGTGGGGCCTCTAGTGCCAATCTACTAG TTGCCAAATCTTGGGCAGAAGTGGTAAAATTAGGTGTTGCAAGACCTCAGTCAAAGACTGTTAAAAAAAGTGCCCGAAAAGGAAGATGTGTAAAGAAGATAACCAAATCACCAaag actccagaaagaaaaataaaaagtcattttagTACAGGCCACGCAGAGTCACCTGCTACGATAGTTGTAGGTAGAGCTTATTCCACCGCAGTCAGAACGGCTGGACGAGTCCCTAAGGTGGtaaaaaatcctattttgaaGCTAAACATGAACATGGACGAAAGCTTCACAG GAATGACTGAAATGTTTCAAACTCCCGAAGATAAGAGTGGAAAAACTTTACCTTTGGCCACTGTTCAGAAGGCTGATTTTACGCCAACATGCACTGCGATGGAAATGTCCGACTTGCACACTCCTGAAGAAACTG GAGAGATGATGGTGTCACCGTTAAATAATTCAGATGCTTCAGAACAGAAACAAGACAGTCCGGGCTTTTGTCACTTCCTGAGAGAGAAGTCTCTCAAGTCCATGTTTGATGCAATAGCCACAAAAActcctgaaaaaggaaaagctgtgctggaagaaaatattagtgTGGATAGTCTGACAATTCCAGACGAGTGTGCGTCTCGGGTGAAATCGGGAAGTAAAAGGAGGACCCCAAAGCAGAAGTTGGAGCCACTTGAGGTCGTGTCAGGCCTCAAACAACTTTTGAGGACCCCAAAGCAAAGGTCAGAACCAGTAGAGGCCTTGTCGGGCATCAAGGAGCTCATGGAGACCCCAAAGCAAAGGTCAGAACCAGTAGAGGCCTTGTCGGGCGTCAAGGAGCTCATGGAGACCCCAAAGCAAAGGTCAGAACCAGTAGAGGCCTTGTCGGGCGTCAAGGAGCTCATGGAGACCCCAAAGCAAAGGTCAGAACCAGTAGAGGCCTTGTCGGGCGTCAAGGAGCTCATGGAGACCCCAAAGCAAAGGTCAGAACCAGTAGAGGCCTTGTCGGGCGTCAAGGAGCTCATGGAGACCCCAAAGCAAAGGTCAGAACCAGTAGAGGCCTTGTCGGGCGTCAAGGAGCTCATGGAGACCCCAAAGCAAAGGTCAGAACCAGTAGAGGCCTTGTCGGGCGTCAAGGAGCTCATGGAGACCCCAAAGCAAAGGTCAGAACCAGTAGAGGCCTTGTCGGGCGTCAAGGAGCTCATGGAGACCCCAAAGCAAAGGTCAGAACCAGTAGAGGCCTTGTCGGGCGTCAAGGAGCTCATGGAGACCCCAAAGCAAAGGTCAGAACCAGTAGAGGCCTTGTCGGGCGTCAAGGAGCTCATGGAGACCCCAAAGCAAAGGTCAGAACCAGTAGAGGCCTTGTCGGGCGTCAAGGAGCTCATGGAGACCCCAAAGCAAAGGTCAGAACCAGTAGAGGCCTTGTCGGGCGTCAAGGAGCTCATGGAGACCCCAAAGCAAAGGTCAGAACCAGTAGAGGCCTTGTCGGGCGTCAAGGAGCTCATGGAGACCCCAAAGCAAAGGTCAGAACCAGTAGAGGCCTTGTCGGGCGTCAAGGAGCTCATGGAGACCCCAAAGCAAAGGTCAGAACCAGTAGAGGCCTTGTCGGGCGTCAAGGAGCTCATGGAGACCCCAAAGCAAAGGTCAGAACCAGTAGAGGCCTTGTCGGGCGTCAAGGAGCTCATGGAGACCCCAAAGCAAAGGTCAGAACCAGTAGAG GTCCTATCAGGCATCAAGCGGCTCATGAGAACCCCACGGCAGAAAGCAGAGCCAGTCGAGGTCCTGTCAGGCATTAAGCAGCTCATGAAGACCCCGCAGCAAGAGCTGGAACCTGTTACAGATGAAATTGCCTTTAGAAGATTGCTGAAGACTCCAGTACaagaaaaggaagcaggaaAAGCTGTGGCAGGTGTTACTTTAATCGAGAAAACTCCAAAGCTGAAATATCAACCGGTAGAAGACATGATTGGGGTCAGCCGTCTTTTCAAGACACCAAAGGAAAAAGTGGAACCCATAGAAGACGTGTTTGGTATTAGCAAACTAGTGAAGACTCCGAGGGAGAAGAGTCAACCGGTTGATGATTTTGTGGGTCTTCAAAGGCTTATGGCAGAACCCAGGTGGAAAAGTTCCAATTTTGATGTGGACTATGTTGGAGTTACGGAAATGTTTGATACACCAGAGGAAATTAAG GTCAGATCAGTAAATGTTATGGATTCTAAGACAGACAATACTGCACCTCCTTGTACTAATTCCAGTCATCAGAACG AagataaaggaaatatttcacaaGGTGAAGCTTCTCAACAGAAGGAATCAACTAGTGAAGAGCAGCCTACCCAGAGACCAACGAGGGGCAGACTGAGGAAGACGGGACCTCCTGCTTCAGCAAGGCAGCGTGAAAAGGATTTGAATGTAAAAGAATTGCAAGGGCTggaaaaaaccaccacccaagaggagacagaagagaCCAGCACTTCAACTTCAGcagctaaaaataaaggaagaggaaggagaacaaaGCATTGTATacaagaagaaattgtttcaaAGCTCcctgagcaggaagaagttgAAACTGTTTCATTTGTGGAACCACATGGAGTTGCTCCAAGACCAGGAAGAGGTAAAAGGAAAGAGCCGAAGGAGTTAAAAGTTTCAAGTGAGAATCTTGAGTCTAGTGGCCAAACTTCTTCAGTGCTACGAAAAGAACCTGCAAATATGAATCAGATTTTGCAGGAACACGGCATCAGTGACATAGTAGAAACTGAAGGTGATCCAACCGTAAACACAGTAAGTGTGTCTGGTAGCGTTCAACATGAAAATGTTCAACCGcaaacaggtttaaaaaaagctgaaaatgaatttaatgaaGGTGGTGGAGAAGACAGTGAAGAAATCTTTCTGTCACCTGGGAAGAGGTCTAGAGGAgtgaaaaaagtagaaaacacaGACCTACTGATTCCACctaaaagaggaagaagagctaaaAATGACCAAGTCAAACAAGCTGCTCCAGAGGACATTCGTGGGACAAGGAGACTTCGCAAAGACCCGTCAGCAAAGGTGATACAGAAACATGAACAGACTTCCGACAAAGATGCTGAGACTGCCACAGCAGAAGAATCTGAAAACAGAACTGAACTTGAAATAAAGACAACAGAGAGAAGGGCGAAGTCTTTAAGAAGTGTTAGAAAACACTCAGCTGAAGCAAAAGCAGACATTTGTGAGACGGCACTTGAAAATACACAAACCATTCAGAAAACTCAGGAAACTTCAGCTAAAACTGATAGTGAAACACAATCACACCTCAAAAATGAGATTAAAGTGTCTCAGGGAGACGAAACAGCAAATGCTCAGGAAAATATAACAGAGGCATCTCAAAGACTAAAGGCAGAGTCGCCTTCTGGAGGCACAAAGAAAATGCTGGTTACTGCTCTGAACTTGGAAGCAAACTGTAGTGCAGTAGGAGAAACAAACAGAACGAGAAACAGGAGAGGCAAAAATGACGCATTGGAGAAAAAGACTGTAAACAACCTAGAAATAATTGCTCCCAAATTTAAGTCGGAAACAGAAATGGATGAATCTTCCCTCAAAGATTCTTTGGGCTCAGCTTGTGTCAAGAATCCACACCAAGTCACAAAGGACCAGGGTGACCCAGCTGGCACATCAATACCTGCTGCAAACAGTGACAGTCTTGCTTGTGGCCATCAAAAGCGGACAAGAAATGAACAGAGAACACTTAAAACAAAGCGAACTGCAATCCTGCAGGAGAATCAAGCAGAAAATCACGGAGTGGCTTCTAGAAGAGGTAGAGGTAGAAAAGTTCAGtttgtacttgaagaagccAGTTCTAAAGCGGTTGGAGATAAAAGTTCACCTGAGGATGACAAAGGAATGACTCACAAAGACGGTCAACATCAGACTTCGGAAAATCCTTCTTCACAAGTaaggaggagcagaaggaagcaaGTGGATTCCATGCCACAAATAGCTTGTCCTACCtttatggaaaaacaaacatcaaatGCAGATCACAGTCAAGATGAGGCTTTTGTAAAGGAGCAAGATTCAGCTTTGGGAGCTGCTCCCTCTTCAACAGAAGAGCATCCGCTGAGACGAGGGAAGAGACGAGAggttgctgcagcagcaccaacaTCAAAATCTCTTCCTATCAGAAAAAGACGTGGGTTGCTAGAAGGCGATGATAAAAAGACAACTGTGAGAGAAGATCAGAATCCAGCTTTGGGAAACCAAACTTTGCAGGCAAAAGCAAATGCATCAGCAAcgggcaaaaggaaaaagattgaTCTAGTGGCAGAGGCAAAAAGGTCATCTCCTCCTCAGGGACAACATGACttgtcagaaactgctgataaAGAGGAGAGTACTAATGAAGAACAGAATGTGCCTTTGGAAACAGTGTCCTGTGCAAATGAGAAGCCATTAGGAAGGGGCAGAAGGAAAGCAACTGCTCCTGCATCACACACAACTAGTTATGTTTCTCTTCGAGGAAAACGTGGTTTGCCGGCAGATAAGGGTGGAGAAGCGACTCCTGAAGAAGCTCAAAATGTTCCATTAGAAACTTCTGATTcatctgtaaaagaaaatcaacccagaaaaggcagaaggaaagaaaatgtcatcTTGTTAGAAGCCACAAGTTCTACTTCTATGCAGGGAAAACAGGGCTTATCAAAAGCAAGTGGCAGAAAGAATAATAGGGAAGCAAAAAAGCTCAATTTGGAAAATTCTGCTTCCCAAAAAAAAATGGATCTTTCAAAGGGGAACTCAAGGCAAACAACCACTTCACTGGCTGGTAGTTCCACCTCACTTCAAGGTTTGCCAGAAGATGGTAAGAATGAAACTCTTGAAGAACCACAGGATGTACTTCTGGAAGCAGCTCCATCCGCAAAAGAAAATCCATCGAGAGtgggcagaaggaaaacaatttcttccaAACCTGAGGAAACAAGTTCCACTTTTCTCGGGGAAGAACTTGCCTTGCCCCAAAATAGACGTCAAAAGAGGATTCTTAAAGAAAGCGAAGATACGTCTCTAGAAAACAATTcatctcaggaaaaaacaaggcaactgaggaataaaaggaaaaaggtagAATTCCAAGCAGAGGCAGCTACTTCAACTTCTATCCGTAAAAACAATGACTTGCCAGAAAACGGTGACGCTTCAGAAACTCAGAATGTGCGTTTGGCATCCACTGGCTCTGAAAAAATTAATCAGCCTGGCAAAGGAAAAGGGATCAGCCCTGGCCAAGCGGCAGCTTCCGCTTCTCGCAGGACGAAATGTCCCTTCCCAGCACATGACTTGGCatccaaaaaaccaaaaacag AGAATGATGAAAACGGAGCgctacagaaaggaaaaagaaacaaaaccagagaagaaCCCGGCGAAGAGGCTGCgagggctgctggagggacGGACAGGAGGACAAGATCAAGCgcaagaacaagaaaagagtCTGAACAGTCACAGAACCAGCTTTGA